The Limanda limanda chromosome 21, fLimLim1.1, whole genome shotgun sequence genome contains the following window.
GTGTGTTTACGCACCCTGAGGATCCTTTCCAGGGACAAAAAGATCTTGGGCCCCTTGGTGACCGACAACGCTCTGCTGACTCTGGCCAAACTAGCGGGGCTGACCACAACCGATGCCAGCGATGAAGCCTGCGACCCCGACTCTGATTTCTACGACAACATCATCGCTTCCCTTGCTGAGGCCAAAGTCCTGCACACCCAtgtcgaggaggaggaaggcgaCGCAGAGGCCGAGGCCAACGACCCGAGCGAAAACTGCTCGGCCATAGACGAGGACGCCAAGAGTGAAGACGGCATCGTCAACAGCGGGGACGTGGACAGCGTCAGCTTGATGGGGAGCCACAGGCCCAGCATCAACGAGATGCACCGAGGCAGCACCCATCACAAGGTGctggagcgagggaggaaggaCCGCAGAGAGAGCAAAGTggaggggatggaggaggaggaggacagggagtCGGGAGAGGAGGCTCTGAGGAAAGAGGCCATGAAGGTGTTGTGTAACGTGGTGTACAACAGCACCTGGGCACAGCAGAGGTTCAGTGCTCTCAGGTGGGCTCACACTTATGTCCAACATTACacgtgcatatatatatatatatatatactgtatatgcatgCACCATGTTTCCTGTCTAAGCAACAAGTTCCTTCCTGTTTTCAGAGGCCTGTGAGTTTATCACTGAGATATAAATAGACAGCACAGGCTTTGACTAATGTGTGCCCAGTTCCTCAGAGATAATGTATCGTATCCCTTCATTTGGCTTCTGTACAAATCAACATATTTTCTAAacaactgttgttttttcccccatcagCCTCCTGAGTGGTCTCATGGAGTGTCTGTCCACCAGTGTCAGCACCTCATCTCCCTCCAGTGTTCAGTTCTACGAACTACGCCTGATGTTCCTCATCACTGCTCTGCGGCCTGAGCTCAGAACTCAGCTTCAGCAGGTAACGAAGCCCTGCTGGCTGTAAAGCTGGCAGATCATTCCACTGCAACAAATCCATCCACCGTCACTTTATTCTAATACTGACAGGAACCTCGTCCTGCTCTCACACTCATCTTTGTTTGACTCCTCCAGGAGGGCGGGGTGCCTGTCCTCATAGCGGCCCTGGAGAGCGGCCTGGAGGTGCAGTGGAAGGAGCAGTACGAGTGTGTGCTGCAGCCGGTGGCAAATCCAATCTCCCTGGAAGCCTCCCAGCGTGTCATAGAGATACTGAAAATCCTCTTTAACATCACCTACAGCAGCCACAGACAGGAGCCCAGCGAGGTCAGTGCACAAGAGGGCTGTGATAAACCTGTCAGGTGTGATGGAAATaagtaggaggaggaagaggaaagagactCTATACAGTCACTCCTGCCTCTCTCTGATGAAATACATGGAATCTACATGTTCTgatgaagatataagataaaCTCTTTACCatagttagttagttattaCAGTGTCATCCCCCCTTTTCAACTGCACTTAAAGAGAGAAATAATCTGCactctttgttttctcctttcTCAGGATAACGCGGCTCTTTACCGACACCTGGTGGCCATCCTGCGTCTCTGCCTGATGAGGAAGTGTACGCTGTCAAACGACactgatgagctgcagaggtgagTGAGAACCAGTGGCGTCACTAGGCTGTTTTATTCGGTGGCTAAAGCCCCGGATCTAATTTGATTAGCCCCGAATCTAattttttggtaaaaaaaaaaaaaaaaaaaaaaatcgaaaaaAAATCGACTTTCCGACGGTCCTTGAACGCCCCTCATTTACCGCACGAGAACAGAGCAACAAGTGCGTCAGTACACTTCAGCAGCCAGTCTCTCACTGTTTACAACAGGTGAGTAGTGAGCACAAGCCCTAGATTTCACAATGTCTTTATTATATGtcagtaattaaaatgtctgtaaacgtTTTGAAAACCTTACTTAtggtaaatgtatataatgttataatTGAATGCAAATGTATATCATGTACTTTGTCTGCAGCTAGAATGctctagctagctaacgttaaTGACTAGTAGTGTGATGGACCAGACTGTCCACACCTGGCTGAGGAGAACCATGGGCCAGGAGAGGCTACATCATTTGGCTATTATGGCAGTGGAGAAGGATGCGCTTTGTGGCTTAGACCATGGTGAAGTCATTGACCGGTTTGCCCAAGTCAAACCGAGGAGATACCCACTTGTGCTCAAAGAAAGGAGCAAGAAACAGTGAAacgagtgaaaataaaaagttcactacaaacaagaaatgaacaaagaaagacaatacATGTAGAGTAACAGTTAATAATACACAGACAAATGTACAAGTATACACAATATGGAAAGTGTAAAGTAAAGACAGATATACtgtagaagaaaataaatgaacaaagacaaacGCATGACTACAGAAAgataagatgtttaaaaggctcttgccttttaaacatcttatcTTTCTGCATTTCTGCATTGTATACTTTTTCAGACATTGTTTACTATTGTGAAACTAATACAAATATGTGAAGAATACATATATGACTGTGACTCATTTATTATCgaaatgtttaatgttggtGCTTATGAATGAGGCACTTTTTTGTTAAGACGCAGGGAAGTTTgtgaaaatctatatttttaccattggtattaataaactgcatacattgtttattttgttatttgttattattttcaaaaattgcATGCGCAGCTACGTTTTGGCCCTGGGCTAAGCCCCGGATCTTTCAGAaacctagaaacgcccctggtgAGAACCAAGAGGAAGGACAGAAGGgaattaaataataacaatgaattTAACTTTATCACTCATGCCATTCATATTATCTcatatttatagtttttatttaactttatttcagtttaaaaaGAAGTAGAGAGAAGATCGCAAacctcagccaaggcccaatagtTCCCTGAAagaaatcaagctgcaccaatttCCACACATATCAGTGTTCAGTATCAAATATCAGTTTCATAAATATCTTCCACAATGTTAAAggaatctcacaatgttaaaggaaaATGATAAAAACCTTCCAGGATCTGATCTGGATTTGCAGCCAAAATAAATGGGCTCTCTCCTGTTTCTaatcacatccttccatcacGTTCagtggtaatccatccagtagtttttgtaatCTTTCTTACAACCAGACTAACAGACCTGGCTGAAGACACACTCCCTGGTGGATATAATCAGTGTATGTTAGCAGTAATATTACAAGTTACTATAGTTTTGTGTTTACCAGTATTTAATAATACAGCGTTTTAATTTCTCTCTCACTGCCACAGTCACACAGTGAACCTGTTGTCAGCGCTGCCCCTCCAGTGTCTCGACGTGTTGCTGGTGGTTCCTCAGGATCCGGACTCGGAGCAGTGCCCGGGGGTCAACATGGACTGTGTGCATATCCTGCTGACTTTCATGGAGAGACGCCTCGAGTCGGTTAGGGATAAGGTTTTAAAGAGAGAGGGGCTAAGATGTTTGGCCACTTTTGaatttgatttttgattttgagttttaaagtttaaaattgTAACTTGTTTGGTCCTCAGGGTGATAAAATCAAAGAGAAGCTGACACCGATCCTCAATCTGCTGACAGAGAGCTGCAGGGCCCACAGGGAAACACGCCACTACATCAGGAAACATGTAATAGCCTCCCCTTAAACTGCCCATTTCCCTCCTCacaacattttgataatatcgGAACCcagtatttataatttttttcaaatattcgAAACAACTGGAATTATAATTGATCTCGATCATTAGATCCTGCCTCCTCTGACGGACGTATCACACCGGCCAGAGGAAGGCTCCACGGTGAGGAATCGTCTGATCCGTCTCATGACTCACCTGGATACAGACGTCAAACACTGTGCTGCCgacctcctcttcgtcctctgcAAGGAAAACGGTAAAACGAGACCTGATCACCTCCTCCGCATAAATGAGAGACATTAAACTGACATGTTTGggcataaagataaaaaaatagtTACATTTTTGTGTTCTCCTCCGTCATCCCCTatccccctcttcttcttccttttcttcttcctcctgctccagtgAGGCGTTTTGTCAAGTACACAGGTTACGGCAACGCAGCGGGCCTGCTGGCCACCAGGGGTCTGCTGTGCGGCCAGGGGCGCGGAATGTCCAGCTCTGCCGGCCGCTATTCCAGCGACTCCGACTCTGACACCGAGGAGTACCGGCAGGTCAAAGATCGCATCAACCCTGTGACGGGCCGGGTGGAGGTGGAGCATTCGGACCCCATGGAGGGcatgacggaggaggagaaggaggaggaggccaagaCCCTGATGATGCTCTTCAACAAGCTGTCCAGGTCAGTGAAACCACACAAGACTTTGACTTGGGAAACAGGAGAACTTAAAACgtaataaatacaaaccaaCAAAGGGAGGAAATAAGAGAAATTAGATATATTCATAGGAATCAAcctgttttcttcctttttatttcaattaacctatttattttgttaaagttaaaggagaaacacaaaacGGTATTTTCGACAATGGTAAAATTCTGAGTTCTTTTTCCGCCTGGTGTTTTGCAGAAGTAACATCATCCAGACAATGGGAGTGGACTCGGAGGGGAAGCTGGTCCCACTGTCGGGCCTCAGGGAGAATTCGCTCGGTGAGGAGATGAGGTCTGAGTCAGAGAATGAcggagaggcagaggaagaaaagaaaaactgaaacatGTCAAATTCCCTTAATCTAATTATTTTCGGTAAATATTCCGTTTCTTCAATTTGATATGAAAGTAAAGGGTTTAGGGAACGGCACTCAAGAAATTATGTAAAAATctatttgtgattttatttatttgagttaataagaagaagaatataGAACCGTTTTAAGGTCACGGTGGTTTGAGTCAAGAATTGCATTCTGAATTGACAGTAGGTCATGATAACATGatgaaaatgtataatattttaataaagtctTGAAATCTTACTCTTTGTTGTGGCATTTTGTGagataaatgttttaaagttaagttttattcagGCTTCTTTATAGTGTTGCTTCAGTCAGATGAGCTGAGACACATAAATAAGTCCTGAGTCTGATTCCAGATGTTCTGATCACATCTGTGTTGTCGATAACTGCGACTGAAACCTTTCTTTCTGTGCGTTTGTGGTTTATTTCAGTAAATATATGaggattcatttcatttttaactGCTTTTATTCTGTAACATTTGCATGAACAATGTAAACAAATTACCAAATgatcatttcacatttcaatgaaatcaaatcacttgagagagaaaaaatttGCAGTTGGGCCCAACAGCACAAAATTAAGCAGGATTGCACTTAtctcagcacaaacacatgatttGCCGGAGCAGCATGAGTTACTGTTAACGTCTGCAGTTGATTGACAGATCTCCTTTCTTTGGCCTATTCTCTTTCAACAAGTTGGAAATGTTATTgttaagaagaaaaaagctGGACTCAATAATATCGAAGATAAACAGAGACCCCTGTGAAATCCATCCTGATCATCGtctcattatattatatatgacagaATCAAAATGTATATAAGATTAAATTAGCTACAAATATATTCCCCTTCAATATATTTGCTTGAAATCGTCTGTGTATTGACCGTAAACACCATTATTGTGAGCACCTGATCCGATCCCCTGGCTTTCTGAGACGTTGGTTTCAGAGTGCAGGATGACATGAGAACAAGGGGCGAACAATCCCATTCTTCAAGCATCACGAAGTACGTCAGCACAGCTCCATCATCTCTTCCAGGGAcaactgcagctccacagactGCAGGGAGGAGGCGCCACCATCGACGGCGATTTTCTTCAGCAGCTCTATAGAAGTCAGCACCACCTGAGAAAGGGGCGGgcgaagaggaggggggggggcagaaa
Protein-coding sequences here:
- the si:dkey-94f20.4 gene encoding synembryn-A isoform X3, giving the protein MRPAATSRPLQPLCPVSSAHWAQERASCQEGPSVTRTSSSHSSQLLRSPKTLCHQPVTHLFQTVETRLEVILAHARYDTWLIERTDGGTMDVDVEGIILCIKEGDETGVQTQLQGFNKEYAQCFFFDAEERDRRKFRNNKVRDYADSDSDCDEDNQEDRGFILRQNLAVVLVRFIRTGGKYHLLRVCLRTLRILSRDKKILGPLVTDNALLTLAKLAGLTTTDASDEACDPDSDFYDNIIASLAEAKVLHTHVEEEEGDAEAEANDPSENCSAIDEDAKSEDGIVNSGDVDSVSLMGSHRPSINEMHRGSTHHKVLERGRKDRRESKVEGMEEEEDRESGEEALRKEAMKVLCNVVYNSTWAQQRFSALSLLSGLMECLSTSVSTSSPSSVQFYELRLMFLITALRPELRTQLQQEGGVPVLIAALESGLEVQWKEQYECVLQPVANPISLEASQRVIEILKILFNITYSSHRQEPSEDNAALYRHLVAILRLCLMRKCTLSNDTDELQSHTVNLLSALPLQCLDVLLVVPQDPDSEQCPGVNMDCVHILLTFMERRLESVRDKGDKIKEKLTPILNLLTESCRAHRETRHYIRKHILPPLTDVSHRPEEGSTVRNRLIRLMTHLDTDVKHCAADLLFVLCKENVRRFVKYTGYGNAAGLLATRGLLCGQGRGMSSSAGRYSSDSDSDTEEYRQVKDRINPVTGRVEVEHSDPMEGMTEEEKEEEAKTLMMLFNKLSRSNIIQTMGVDSEGKLVPLSGLRENSLGEEMRSESENDGEAEEEKKN
- the si:dkey-94f20.4 gene encoding synembryn-A isoform X2 → MRPAATSRPLQPLCPVSSAHWAQERASCQEGPSVTRTSSSHSSQLLRSPKTLCHQPVTHLFQTVETRLEVILAHARYDTWLIERTDGGTMDVDVEGIILCIKEGDETGVQTQLQGFNKEYAQCFFFDAEERDRRKQRKLEEFRNNKVRDYADSDSDCDEDNQEDRGFILRQNLAVVLVRFIRTGGKYHLLRVCLRTLRILSRDKKILGPLVTDNALLTLAKLAGLTTTDASDEACDPDSDFYDNIIASLAEAKVLHTHVEEEEGDAEAEANDPSENCSAIDEDAKSEDGIVNSGDVDSVSLMGSHRPSINEMHRGSTHHKVLERGRKDRRESKVEGMEEEEDRESGEEALRKEAMKVLCNVVYNSTWAQQRFSALSLLSGLMECLSTSVSTSSPSSVQFYELRLMFLITALRPELRTQLQQEGGVPVLIAALESGLEVQWKEQYECVLQPVANPISLEASQRVIEILKILFNITYSSHRQEPSEDNAALYRHLVAILRLCLMRKCTLSNDTDELQSHTVNLLSALPLQCLDVLLVVPQDPDSEQCPGVNMDCVHILLTFMERRLESGDKIKEKLTPILNLLTESCRAHRETRHYIRKHILPPLTDVSHRPEEGSTVRNRLIRLMTHLDTDVKHCAADLLFVLCKENVRRFVKYTGYGNAAGLLATRGLLCGQGRGMSSSAGRYSSDSDSDTEEYRQVKDRINPVTGRVEVEHSDPMEGMTEEEKEEEAKTLMMLFNKLSRSNIIQTMGVDSEGKLVPLSGLRENSLGEEMRSESENDGEAEEEKKN
- the si:dkey-94f20.4 gene encoding synembryn-A isoform X1 codes for the protein MRPAATSRPLQPLCPVSSAHWAQERASCQEGPSVTRTSSSHSSQLLRSPKTLCHQPVTHLFQTVETRLEVILAHARYDTWLIERTDGGTMDVDVEGIILCIKEGDETGVQTQLQGFNKEYAQCFFFDAEERDRRKQRKLEEFRNNKVRDYADSDSDCDEDNQEDRGFILRQNLAVVLVRFIRTGGKYHLLRVCLRTLRILSRDKKILGPLVTDNALLTLAKLAGLTTTDASDEACDPDSDFYDNIIASLAEAKVLHTHVEEEEGDAEAEANDPSENCSAIDEDAKSEDGIVNSGDVDSVSLMGSHRPSINEMHRGSTHHKVLERGRKDRRESKVEGMEEEEDRESGEEALRKEAMKVLCNVVYNSTWAQQRFSALSLLSGLMECLSTSVSTSSPSSVQFYELRLMFLITALRPELRTQLQQEGGVPVLIAALESGLEVQWKEQYECVLQPVANPISLEASQRVIEILKILFNITYSSHRQEPSEDNAALYRHLVAILRLCLMRKCTLSNDTDELQSHTVNLLSALPLQCLDVLLVVPQDPDSEQCPGVNMDCVHILLTFMERRLESVRDKGDKIKEKLTPILNLLTESCRAHRETRHYIRKHILPPLTDVSHRPEEGSTVRNRLIRLMTHLDTDVKHCAADLLFVLCKENVRRFVKYTGYGNAAGLLATRGLLCGQGRGMSSSAGRYSSDSDSDTEEYRQVKDRINPVTGRVEVEHSDPMEGMTEEEKEEEAKTLMMLFNKLSRSNIIQTMGVDSEGKLVPLSGLRENSLGEEMRSESENDGEAEEEKKN